A stretch of the Acyrthosiphon pisum isolate AL4f chromosome A2, pea_aphid_22Mar2018_4r6ur, whole genome shotgun sequence genome encodes the following:
- the LOC100574156 gene encoding uncharacterized protein LOC100574156 produces MDLECNKTVYRVLEIYLTPLIKNIPYRYYKCKFAKKFFCNATLKELPNGQKITNRTHNHDVDLNVVRMAQFKKRLEMRSATDLIPLTQIYDEEARNFPESASNYTKHSAESFMRRARTLSLPMIPETISDLANLFIAGNLNRYSVDGEVVYKGCVQDTNGKFSIVFASQSLITNALTMCKRELHADATFRIVPSKPKFYQLLTLHGIIENHSIPLVYALMESKKKCSYQAVLSYIKTQLLPNFNPRKILTDFETGLSKTLQDYFPSARRVGCWFHHNQAVWKKMKSLGYLNLVNENQHALNTLRRIMVLPLLPGDKINQGLRSVKRYARRNDINMNLLFDYYERFWIAKVECDVLSVHNQPRRTNNHLESFHNKLRYSFGVAHPNLWIFLSQYLF; encoded by the exons ATGGATTTAGAATGTAACAAAACTGTGTACAGAGTCTTAGAAATTTACCTGACCCCATTAATCAAAAACATACCTTACAGGTACTACAAATGTAAATTtgcaaaaaagtttttttgtaaCGCAACTTTGAAGGAACTTCCTAATGGACAAAAGATTACAAATCGAACTCATAACCACGACGTGGATTTAAATGTGGTTCGTATGGCGCAGTTTAAAAAGCGTTTGGAAATGAGATCTGCTACGGATTTGATTCCACTGACTCAAATTTATGACGAGGAAGCACGCAA ttttccaGAATCAGCCTCAAATTACACTAAACATTCGGCTGAGAGTTTTATGAGAAGGGCAAGGACATTGTCACTTCCAATGATTCCTGAGACCATAAGTGATCTGGCCAATCTATTTATAGCCGGAAATTTAAACCGATATAGTGTTGATGGAGAAGTAGTTTATAAAg gtTGTGTACAGGATACAAATGGCAAGTTTTCTATAGTATTTGCATCACAGTCTCTGATAACTAATGCTCTTACTATGTGTAAGCGAGAGTTACACGCTGATGCTACTTTTCGAATAGTCCCTTCAAAGCCCAAATTTTACCAACTGTTGACATTACATGGTATAATAGAAAATCAT agTATACCACTAGTTTATGCTTTGATGGAGTCTAAAAAGAAATGTAGTTATCAAGCTGTGTTGAGTTACATTAAAACTCAACTTCTTCCAAACTTTAACCCCCGTAAAATACTAACAGATTTTGAAACTGGCTTGAGCAAAACATTGCAAGACTACTTTCCTTCAGCGAGACGGGTTGGTTGCTGGTTTCATCACAAccaa gcAGTGTGGAAGAAGATGAAAAGTCTTGGATATTTAAATTTGGTGAATGAAAATCAACATGCTCTTAATACATTAAGACGCATTATGGTGCTACCCTTGTTACCTGGAGATAAAATCAATCAAGGCCTAAGATCTGTAAAGAGATATGCGCGAagaaatgatattaatatgaacctactatttgattattatgaaag gttTTGGATTGCCAAAGTAGAATGTGATGTATTATCTGTTCATAATCAACCCAGGAGAACAAACAACCATCTAGAATCATTTCACAATAAGTTGAGATATTCCTTTGGAGTGGCACACCCAAATCTGTGGATATTTCTTAGTCagtatctattttaa